In Maridesulfovibrio sp., the genomic stretch CCGGGGAACACGCCGGGAAAATTTTTTGCCAGGTGGATACGGAAGTTATCCCTATGCAGATATTGAAGGATGTCTGCACAAAGCACTATGCCGCTATATTGGCAGAGGGTCGACCTCTGCGTTCTTTGCCGGACTTCAGCAGCGCAAATTCTGAAATGCCTACAGCCCCTCTATATACTGATATTGAGTCTTTCATCTCCAGCGGTGTGCAGTTGAACTCTTTCCCTGATATTTATTATAAAATCATGGATGCGATCAATGACCCTGGCACTACATCAGAAAATCTTGCTGATGTCATATCAAAGGATTCCGGTCTCAGTGCCAGGCTGCTCAGTCTGGTGAACAGTCCTCTTTACGGCCTTAGTCTTCCGGTTGAATCCTTGAGCAGGGCGGTATCCATTATAGGAAGGACAGGGCTTTCACAGCTGGCTTTAAGCGTATCAGTGATGGATTCTTTTAAAGGTAAAGGAGAGAGCGTTCTTTTCATGGAAGATTTCTGGAAACACTCTTTGGCCTGCGCTGTTTTCTGCCGCATTCTTGCGTCTCAGGTTCCCAGTGCGTCTCAGGACAGGTGTTTTGTCGTCGGAATGCTGCATGATCTCGGGAGACTGATATTGATGCAGCATTATCCTGATGAAGTTTGCGATTCATTTTATATGAGTATGGCCCATGGAATGACTATATGCGAAGCGGAGACCAGAATTTTTGGTTTTGACCACTGCGGATTGGCTGGAGCGCTTTTCGAGGAGTGGAATTTCCCGCCATCCTTGATTTCGGCTGTG encodes the following:
- a CDS encoding HDOD domain-containing protein is translated as MKVFVGDIKVGMCLIEDVKGSTGRFLLSAGSVIKEQHLRIFNIWGVSEVEVECCSMNDDKADADSELLELAGEHAGKIFCQVDTEVIPMQILKDVCTKHYAAILAEGRPLRSLPDFSSANSEMPTAPLYTDIESFISSGVQLNSFPDIYYKIMDAINDPGTTSENLADVISKDSGLSARLLSLVNSPLYGLSLPVESLSRAVSIIGRTGLSQLALSVSVMDSFKGKGESVLFMEDFWKHSLACAVFCRILASQVPSASQDRCFVVGMLHDLGRLILMQHYPDEVCDSFYMSMAHGMTICEAETRIFGFDHCGLAGALFEEWNFPPSLISAVAGHHGDLRREFSIESAVCAVAESLSVALQYGCDGSGLVSDIYPGAWDSLGLSCGALATTVLKAKRQIADIHIIFGV